In Manis pentadactyla isolate mManPen7 chromosome 8, mManPen7.hap1, whole genome shotgun sequence, the following are encoded in one genomic region:
- the GGPS1 gene encoding geranylgeranyl pyrophosphate synthase isoform X2, whose product MLHNASLLIDDIEDNSKLRRGFPVAHSIYGIPSVINSANYVYFLGLEKVLTLDHPDAVKLFTHQLLELHQGQGLDIYWRDNYTCPTEEEYKAMVLQKTGGLFGLAVGLMQLFSDYKEDLKPLLNTLGLFFQIRDDYANLHSKEYSENKSFCEDLTEGKFSFPTIHAIWSRPESTQVQNILRQRTENIDIKKYCVHYLENVGSFQYTRSTLEELESKAYKQIDARGGNPELVALIKHLSKMFKENE is encoded by the coding sequence ATGTTGCATAATGCCAGTTTACTCATTGACGATATTGAAGACAACTCAAAACTCCGACGTGGCTTTCCCGTGGCACACAGCATCTATGGAATTCCATCTGTCATCAATTCTGCGAATTATGTGTATTTTCTTGGCCTAGAGAAAGTCTTAACCCTTGATCACCCAGATGCAGTAAAGCTTTTTACCCACCAGCTTTTGGAACTCCATCAGGGACAAGGACTAGATATTTATTGGAGGGATAACTATACTTGCCCCACTGAAGAAGAATATAAAGCCATGGTGCTACAAAAGACAGGTGGACTGTTTGGATTAGCTGTAGGTCTCATGCAGTTGTTCTCTGATTACAAAGAAGATTTAAAGCCACTACTTAATACACTTGGGCTCTTTTTCCAAATTAGGGATGATTATGCTAATCTACACTCCAAAGAATATAGTGAAAACAAAAGTTTCTGTGAAGATCTAACAGAGGGCAAGTTCTCATTCCCTACTATTCATGCTATTTGGTCGAGGCCTGAAAGCACCCAGGTGCAGAATATCTTGCGCCAGAGAACAGAAAACAtagatattaaaaaatactgtGTACACTATCTTGAGAATGTAGGTTCTTTTCAGTATACTCGGAGTACTCTTGAAGAGCttgaatctaaagcctataaACAAATTGACGCACGTGGAGGGAACCCTGAGCTAGTAGCTTTAATAAAGCACTTAAGTAAAATGTTCAAAGAGAATGAATAA
- the GGPS1 gene encoding geranylgeranyl pyrophosphate synthase isoform X1 encodes MEKTQEAVQRILLEPYKYLLQLPGKQVRTKLSQAFNHWLKVPEDKLQIIIEVTEMLHNASLLIDDIEDNSKLRRGFPVAHSIYGIPSVINSANYVYFLGLEKVLTLDHPDAVKLFTHQLLELHQGQGLDIYWRDNYTCPTEEEYKAMVLQKTGGLFGLAVGLMQLFSDYKEDLKPLLNTLGLFFQIRDDYANLHSKEYSENKSFCEDLTEGKFSFPTIHAIWSRPESTQVQNILRQRTENIDIKKYCVHYLENVGSFQYTRSTLEELESKAYKQIDARGGNPELVALIKHLSKMFKENE; translated from the exons atggagAAGACTCAAGAAGCAGTCCAAAGAATTCTTCTTGAACCTTACAAGTACTTACTTCAGTTACCAG GTAAACAAGTGAGAACCAAACTTTCACAAGCATTTAATCACTGGCTAAAAGTGCCAGAAGACAAGCTACAG ATTATCATTGAAGTGACGGAAATGTTGCATAATGCCAGTTTACTCATTGACGATATTGAAGACAACTCAAAACTCCGACGTGGCTTTCCCGTGGCACACAGCATCTATGGAATTCCATCTGTCATCAATTCTGCGAATTATGTGTATTTTCTTGGCCTAGAGAAAGTCTTAACCCTTGATCACCCAGATGCAGTAAAGCTTTTTACCCACCAGCTTTTGGAACTCCATCAGGGACAAGGACTAGATATTTATTGGAGGGATAACTATACTTGCCCCACTGAAGAAGAATATAAAGCCATGGTGCTACAAAAGACAGGTGGACTGTTTGGATTAGCTGTAGGTCTCATGCAGTTGTTCTCTGATTACAAAGAAGATTTAAAGCCACTACTTAATACACTTGGGCTCTTTTTCCAAATTAGGGATGATTATGCTAATCTACACTCCAAAGAATATAGTGAAAACAAAAGTTTCTGTGAAGATCTAACAGAGGGCAAGTTCTCATTCCCTACTATTCATGCTATTTGGTCGAGGCCTGAAAGCACCCAGGTGCAGAATATCTTGCGCCAGAGAACAGAAAACAtagatattaaaaaatactgtGTACACTATCTTGAGAATGTAGGTTCTTTTCAGTATACTCGGAGTACTCTTGAAGAGCttgaatctaaagcctataaACAAATTGACGCACGTGGAGGGAACCCTGAGCTAGTAGCTTTAATAAAGCACTTAAGTAAAATGTTCAAAGAGAATGAATAA